From the genome of Nicotiana sylvestris chromosome 2, ASM39365v2, whole genome shotgun sequence, one region includes:
- the LOC138884175 gene encoding uncharacterized protein translates to MKENTEVVHRRLNFSATGNVQPTREIGNKEEEAVPARYHNRSSQKGKALNYIPPIIRDGTVVVQIDDEETKEQENYWSTALIGYVLGDNPYEKAMENYIVNVWDFADQPQILYHDEGYFVFRFQNMVDRDLVLHNGPYTYHNKPLILQCWSVDFKFDPSCSAVGKPLYTDKFTAELEKISFARVLVEADISRPLPDSVNLQTSRGIINQQIEYDWKPKFCCDCVRFGHNSEDCWLKNKQEGGEEIRKQPQKQKNKNKENLKWVPKVSC, encoded by the exons ATGAAGGAAAACACTGAAGTAGTTCATCGCAGACTGAATTTCTCAGCAACAGGGAATGTGCAACCTACCAGAGAAATTGGGAACAAAGAGGAGGAAGCGGTGCCAGCTAGGTATCACAATAGGAGTTCTCAAAAGGGTAAGGCATTGAATTACATACCCCCTATTATTCGCGATGGTACTGTTGTAGTGCAAATTGATGATGAAGAAACAAAAGAACAGGAGAATTACTGGAGTACAGCCCTAATTGGCTATGTTTTGGGGGATAATCCATATGAGAAAGCGATGGAAAATTACATTGTAAATGTCTGGGATTTTGCTGACCAACCTCAAATCCTTTATCATGATGAAGGATATTTTGTGTTTAGATTCCAAAATATGGTAGATAGGGACCTAGTTCTTCATAATGGTCCATATACATACCACAATAAACCTCTTATTCTGCAGTGTTGGAGTGTGGATTTCAAATTTGACCCAAGCT GCAGTGCAGTGGGAAAACCTCTGTACACTGATAAATTTACTGCTGAGTTAGAGAAGATATCATTTGCACGAGTACTTGTTGAAGCTGATATATCCCGACCCCTGCCAGATAGTGTGAATCTCCAAACTTCTAGAGGGATAATCAATCAACAAATTGAGTACGATTGGAAACCAAAGTTTTGCTGTGATTGTGTAAGGTTTGGTCATAACTCTGAAGACTGTTGGTTGAAGAACAAGCAGGAAGGGGGAGAAGAAATTAGGAAGCAACCACAGAAACAGAAGAACAAGAACAAGGAGAACTTAAAATGGGTACCAAAGGTGTCCTGTTGA